The window ATGCTGGAATTCATCGGCATCCCGCGGGTGGCGGGGCGGGTGCTGGGCGCCCTGCTCATCGCGCCGCCCGAGGGGCACACGGCGAGCGAGCTGGCCGGGCTTCTCCACGCGAGCCGGGCGGGCATCAGCACGGGGACCACGTACCTCACGCGGGTGGGCCTGATCGAGCGGGCGCCGCGTCCGGGCGAGCGGGCCGACCGCTTCCGCATGCGGCCACACGCCTGGGCCACCCTGATGGAGCAGGGCAACCGCAGACTCGGAACTCTGCACGACCTCGCCGTGGAGGGGCAGCGCATCCTCCCACCCGGCGCCGACCCCGGGCCGCTACGCGAGATGGAGGAGTTCTTCGCGCTGTGGCTGCGGCTTTACCCCGACATTCTGAGGCGCTGGCACGCCGCCGAGCGGGCCAGCACGGGAGGCGAGTCATGAACGCACTCGACATTCGCGGGCTGAGCAAGCTGTATGGCCGGGACCGGGGCCTGCACCCCCTGGAGTTGGAGGTGCCCCCGGGCGAGATCTACGGCTTCCTGGGGCCGAACGGGGCGGGCAAGACGACCACCCTGCGTACGCTGCTGGGCTTCCTGAGGCCGACCTCGGGCGAGGCGCGCATCTTCGGGCGGGACGTGTGGCGTGACCGCGTGGAGGTCCACCGCCGGGTGGGCTACCTGCCGGGCGAGGTTCACCTGGGGCGCGACCTCACCGCCGGGGAGCTGATGGACCGCAGCGCCCGGCTGCGCGGCGGGATAGACCTGGCGTACGCCCGGGAGGTCGCCGGGCGCCTCGACCTGGAGCCCCACCGGCGCCTGGGCACGCTCAGCAAGGGCAACCGGCAGAAGGTGGGGCTGCTCCTCGCCCTGATGCACCGCCCCGACCTGCTGCTCCTCGACGAGCCGACGGACGGGCTGGACCCGCTGGCCCAGGAGACCGTGCTCGACCTGCTGCGCGAGGCCCGGGCCGAGGGTCGCACCGTCTTCCTCTCCAGCCACGTGCTCAGCGAGGTCGAGCGGGTGGCCGACCGGGTGGGCCTGATCCGGCAGGGGCGATTGGTGCGGAGTGAACGCCTCGCGGACCTCAAGGCCAGCCTGCCGCAGCGGGTCCACGTGAGGTTTGCAAGGCCCCCGCGCGTGAACCTGACAGCCTTGCCCGGCATGTCGGAGGCTGTGACGGACGGGCTGGACTTCCGGGGGACGTGGCGGGGGACTCCAGACGGGCTGGTGCGGGCGCTGGCGGCGGAGTCGCTGGCGGCCCTGAGCGTGCAGGACGCGACGCTGGAAGAAGCCTTCCTCGGCGAGTACCACCGGAACGGGGTCCGGGGACAGGAGGAAGCGCATGTGGCTTGAGGTGTTTCGGCAGGCCCTGCGGGACACGCGGCGCGGGCTGGGCTGGTGGGCCGTCGGGCTCACCCTGTACGTGCTGCTGATCCTGGCCTTCTACCCCTCCATCAAGGGCGATCCGGCGATCAGCCAGGTGATCCAGAACCTGCCCGAGGCGCTGCGTTCCCTGTTCGGGGAAGACTTCAGCAGCCCTGCCGGGTACGTGGGCGGGCGGCTCTTCAGCCTGATGCCGGTCCTGCTCAGCGTGTTCGCGGGATTGAATGGCGCGGCGCTGATCGCGGGGGCGGAGGCGCGGGGGCACCTGGAGCTGCCGCTCTCGCAGCCCCTCTCGCGCGGGGCGCTCCTGGCCGGGCGGGCGCTCGCGCTCCTCGTGCTGCTGCTCGGCCTGGGGTTCGTGCTGTTCCTGAGCACCTGGGTCTTCGGGCAGCTTTTCCAGGCCCCGCTGCCCGCCGCCCGGGTGCTGGAGACGGCGGCGCTGCACACGCTGGGCGCCTGGGTCTTCGGGGCGCTCGCCCTGGCGGTGGGGGCCGCGACCGGAAAGCCGGGGCTCGCCTCTGCCCTGGGCGCGGGGCTGGGAATTGGGCTGGTCGTGGTGCACACCCTCTCCGGGCAGGTGACGGCCCTCAAGGACACCGGGTGGCTCAACCCCTGGCACGCCGCGCTGGCCGAGTCGCCGCTCAGGAATGCCGTGGGCGCCGCGCCGCTGCTCGCCTGCCTGCTCGTGGGGCTGGTGTGGCTGCTCGTGGCGACGCCACTCTTCGGGAACCGGGACGTGGGCCGCTGAGCCCCCCGCCATGCTCTAGCCTGAACCATGCGGATCGTGGTGGTGGGCGGGGTGGCGGCGGGCATGAGCGCGGCGAGCCGGGCGCGGCGGCACAACCCGGAGGCCGAGGTCGCCGTCTTCGAGCGCGGCGGCGAGATCAGCTACGGCGCCTGCGGTCTCCCCTACGTGATCGGCGGCGACGTGCCCGACCTGGGGGACCTCATCGCCCGGACGCCGGAGAGGATGCGCGGGCAGGGCATCGACGTGCGCGTGCGCCACGAGGTGACGGGGGTGGACGCGGGCGCCCGGACGGTCACGGTCCTTGACCGGGAGGCGGGAGGCACCCGCACCGAGCCCTACGACCGCCTGCTGATCGCCACGGGGGTCAACGCCGTGCGGCCCGAGTGGGCCAGAACCGATTTGCGCGGCGTTCACGTGCTGCGTGACCTGGCCGACGGGCGGGCCATCCTGGCGAGCCTGAAGGGAGCGACCTGCGCCTGCATCGTCGGCGCCGGGTACATCGGGCTGGAGATGGCGGAGGCGCTGCACTCGCGCGGCCTGCGGGTCACCGTGCTGGAAAAGGCGCCGGAGGTCGCGGGCCGGATGCTCGACCGCGCCTACCAGCAGCGGGTGCGCGCCGAACTGGAACGGCACGGGGTGGAGGTACGTTGCGGCACGAGCGTGGAGGAATTGGTCGGCGAGAACGGGCATGTGAGGGCGGTGCAGACGGACCACGGCCCGGTGCCCGCCGATCTGGTCATCGTGGCGGTGGGCGTGAAGCCCAACACGGCTCTCGCCGAAGCCGCGGGGGCACGTCTGGGGGAGACCGGCGCCATCGCCGTCAACACACGGCAGGAGACCTCCGTGGACGGCGTGTACGCGGCGGGCGACAACAGCGAGAGCCTTCACTGCGTCACCGGGCAAAAGGTTCACATCCCGCTCGGCCTCACCGCCAACCGCATGGGCCGGGTGGCGGGCGTGAACATGGCGGGGGGCGAGGCCCGTTTTCCCGGCATCGTCGGAACGGCGATCTTCAAGACCTTCGACCTGGGCGCGGCGCGCACCGGCCTGACGCAGACGGAGGCCGAGGGGCTGGGACTGGACGCCGTCAGCGTGGATGTGGAGAGCACCGACCACGCGGGGTACTACCCGACCGCCGCGCCCATCTTCGTCCGGCTGACGGGCGAGCGGGGCAGCGGGCGCCTGCTGGGCGTGCAACTCGTCGGCCAGCCCGCGAGCGTCAAGAGGGTGGACGTGGTGGCCGCCCTGCTGCATCAGCGGGGCAGCGTGGGGGACCTGTTCGAGCTGGACCTCGCCTACGCCCCGCCCTTTTCCAGTGTGTGGGACGTGCTGCTGGTGGCGGCAGACCGGTTGGGGCGGGAGGTGGCTGGGGGATAGCGTCGTCAGGGGGGTGAGAATCAGCCAGACTTTTATCCTGCCGCGGTACAGCTTCTCCCTGACCAAACAACAGTTTTCTTTGGCTCTGGACTTGGGAAGTGGTCACGCTGAGCCGGGGGCGGAGGGTCTTCCGCCGTTTTGGACCTTCCGCTCGCGCTCAGGGTGACAACGCTTCTGCTGAGCTCAAAGCCTGGAGTCCGCCTGCCGTCCCACCTCCCCGCCGCACAGCTCCCGCTCGGCGGCCTCCCAGGCACGGCGGGCGGCGTCGGCGCTGGCGGCCAGGCCCTGCCCGTCGAGGATGACAATCAATTGCTCGTGCAGATGCGCCGCGTAGGGTTCCAGCGCGATGGCCCGCCTGAGCCAGGTGGCGGCCTCGTGCGGGGTCGGGGCCCCTGCGGCGAGGCGTTCACACAGGTTCAGGGCCGCGTCGTGCAGGCGGGTGCGCCAGACCTGCGCCCACTCGCGCGGAATCTCGGGCAGGAAGGGACCCGCGTAGGCGTCCAGCGCCTCCTGGGGAGAGGCACCACCCTCCAATGCGGCGAGCAAGGCATGAGCGTCCAGCCGCAGACGCAGGGAGGGGCTGAGTGCGTAGAGCCCGTCACGAAAGGTCACGGCCGGGCCGTCCGAATGGGTCCCCAGGGCCGCGCGCAGGGCGCCCAGGTTCGCCTTGAGCTGCCCGGCGGCGCGCTCCCCCGTCCCCGAGTAGAGGTCGTGCAGCAGTGTGTCCCGCCGGGTGGGGCCATTCAGGGCCAGGTACACCAGGAGTTCCGCCGCCCGTTGCAGGGGGAGGGATGGCTGCACGTCCAGCCTCCCCAGGGTGCGGACGGTCACGCCGGGGCGCGGCCAGGTCCGGGGCCAGTCGGGGCGGGCGGCCAGCACACCGAACAGGGGTTGGAACGCGGGGTCCACGTCGAGGACGGCGGGGCTGCCCACGCGCCGCAGGTGGGCGAGGACGGCCTTGGCCGTGCGCTCGGAGAGGGAGCCCTGAGCCAGTTCCAACGCCGCGAGATGCAGCGGGACGCGCGAGGCCCAGAACAGTTCCGCCCGCTGGCCCCGCCGCACCTCCCGGGGGTCGGGGACGGGTGAGAGGAGCGCCCCCAGGAAGCGGCAGGCGTCCTGAACGTGCGCGGAGGCCCGGGGCAGGCGGTTGCCGAGGGCCACCAGGGCCGCCCGGGCGGCGGCCGTCTCCCCGGCCAGTCGCAGCGCGTCCACCCCGCGCAGCGCGAAGGTGAGGGCCTGCGCGGGCGTCGCGGCGTCGAGGGCGGCCTGCTCCGCCGCGCGGTAGAAGGTGAGGGCGGTGCGGGGCGAGCCGCGCCACAGGGCCAGGTCACCGCGCATCGCCAGGAGGGTGGGCAGGAAGGCGGGGTTGGCCTGCCGGGCCAGCCGTCCGGCGGCCTCCAGTTCCTGCTCGGCGTCCCCCAGGCGGCCCAGCACCATCAGGCGGTCGGAGAGGTCGACGCGGGTGAGCAGGGTCTGCGCGGCGTGCCCCAGGCCCGCGAACAGGTCCCGGGCGCGGGTCAGGTCCGCCACCGCCGCCGCCACCCGCCCCGCCGACACGTGGGCGTAATGCCGCAGCCACAGGGCCCCGGCGATCCGCACCACGTCCCCCGACGCCTCGGCCGCCCTCACCGCCGCGGCGACCAGGGCGGGAAACTCGCGGCGCGGCCCCCCCAGGTACGCGCTCAGGGCGAGGGCGTGGGCCGTGAGCGCCGCCTCCGCGGGCGTGCGGGCCAGCGGGCGCGACTCGGCGAGGTAGGCGCGGGCCTCCGCGTGCCGCCCCTGCCGCAGGGCGAGCCCGGCCAGCGTCAGCAGGCCCAGGTGCCCGATCTCGCCGGAGGCCCGGCGGGGCAGCAGCATCGCCTGCGCCCGCACCGGCTCCCCGCACTCGCCCAGCGCGAAGGCCAGGAGCTCCTCCCCGCGGGGCGAGCGCCCAGGCAGGTCCCGCAGCAGCCGGACGACCTCCGCGTGGTTCCTCGCGGCGTGGGCCGCCTCCGCCCGCCCTTCCTCCGCAGCCACCTGCTGCCCGGCCATGCCCAGCGTCAACGCCATGGGGCATGTTACGGCACTCCTCTCTTTTTGCCGTGCAGAACAGGATTGAGGCTGACACAAAACCTTTGCCAAGCCTTCATCTGAGTTTTCCGGGGCTGCCCGGCTCCTCCCTAGACTCGGCTCAGGCTCTTCGTCTTTCCCGGAAGGAGATTCAGATGCGTCACCTCGCACCCTTCTTCGGCCTGTCCGCTCTTCTCGTCCTCCCCCCCGCGTGGGCGGCCCCCGTCCAGGGTTCCTACGTCCTGAGCGTCAGCAGCCTCGACAACACCTTCACGACGGCGGGAGACCTCACCGTCACCATCGGGGGGAAGACCTTCAAGGCGGGGGCGGACGGCTCCCTGAAAACCGAGGTCACGGGGTATCTGAAGCCCGGCCCCAATCCCGTTCGCATCCGCTGGGGAAGTCATTGCAACATCAGCTGCGGCGTGCAGATCGCCTACGCGACCGAGAAGGGGCGCTACCGCACCGTGTTCGATTTCAAGGTGGGGACCTACAACCCCGGGCGGGGCGACTACACCTACACCGTCGTGGCCGACGGGCCGCGCGGGGCCGGGCGGGTCAGCACGGGGAGCGCCGACCGGCAGACCCTGCTCAAGACCAACATCCCGGGGGGCTTCGTGCAGGTGTGGGTGAACGGCTCGCCCCTGGGCGACTTCCCGGGGATCGTGGACCGCGACATCAGCGGGTACGTGAGGCCCGGCGAGAACACCCTGAAGATCGTCTGGGACAAGAAGTACGGCTCGCAGAGACCGTTCGGGAGCCTGAGCGTCGCCTACGCGGACCGGGTCAACAACTTCAAGACCCTGTGGCAACTCCTGAGCAGCGGCACGGCCCCGAGGACGGCGACGTACACCTTCACCGTGCCGCAGTGACCCCCGGGCGAAAGGAGCAGAACATGGTGGGCAAACGGACCAACATCGGTGCGGCCCTGGCCGCGAGCCTGGCCCTGGTTTCGGGGACCGCGTGGGCGCAGACCCCCGCGCGGACGAGTCCCGGCGGCGCGAACCAGCGCGTCTCGCTGGAGGGCTGCGTCGGCGAGTACCTGTTCAACGGCATTTGGCGGCTCAAGGTGCTGGGCGTCCGGCCCTTCCACAAGGCCCCGGACCGGTACAACCCGGCGCGGCCCGGCTACGCCGTGAGCGTCGAACTTCGCAACGGCACGCGGGAGACCCTGAGCCCGGCCCAGACCGGCTTCGACTTCGCCTACGGGGCGGACGACCTCATCGTTGCCGACGGGACCACCTACGAGGAGATCACGCCGAACGCCGTGGCGCTGAAGTTCAGGAAGGTGCCCCAGGCGGGCGTGCTGCGGGCGACCCTGGAGTTCTACGCCCCCGAGGGCACGAAGGTGGCCCAGAAGGCGACCAAGCTCCTGATGAACGTGGATTTCTCCAGGGCGAACGCCTGGCAGTTCAGGGCCCGCTACACCACCCCCACACCCAGCTTCCGGGTGAACCTCACCTGCCAGAAGTAGGGCGGCCCTTCCCCGCCTACACCCGCACCAGGAAGGCCGACTCGATCACGTCCAGGTCGCGGATCGCCTGGAGCTGCTCGGGCGTGAGGCCGTCGTCCAGCGTGAGGGTGAAGAGGGCCTGACCCCCCTTTTGTGCGCGGCCCAGCGCCATCCCGGCGATGTTGATGCCCCAGGTGCCCAGCAGGTTGGAGAGCTTGGCGACCGCGCCCGGCCGGTCCTGGTTGGAGGCGATCAGGATAAAGCCCTCGGGGGCGAGTTCCACCCGGAAGTCGCGCAGCCGGGTCAGGCGGGGGCTGCGGCCGAAGACGGTGCCCCCCACCGTGCGGCTGCGCTGCTTCTCGCCGTGGGCGCCGCTGATGACCCTCACAATCACCTCGGTCTGGTAGTCGGGGCTCTCCTGCTCCTCGCGCACGGCGAGGTTCAGGCCGCGCTCCTTCGCCAGCGCGCGGGCGTTGATCATGTTCGGGCGCTCGTCGGTGCTGCCGCTGAGGTAGCCCACCAGGGCGGCGGTGACGACCGGGGCGGGGTCGGCGGGGAACTCGCCCCGGAAGGTGATCTCCAGGTCGTGCGCCCCGGGAAGGAGCTGCGCCAGGATGCGCCCCAGCTTCTCGCCGAGGTCGAGGTAGCCGCCGAGCAGCTCCATCGTCTTGGCGTCGAGCGCCGGGGCATTCACCGCCCCCTTGCTCACGTCGCCGTGCAGGGCGGCGAGGACGCGCCCCACGATCTCGGCCCCGACCCGCTCCTGCGCCTCAAAGGTGTTGGCGCCGAGATGCGCGGTGATGCCGAGGTTGGGGGCACCCAGGAAGGGATGGTCCGGCGTGGGCGGCTCCTCCACGAACACGTCCACGCCCGCGCCGAAGAGGTGGCCGGACCCCAGGGCGTCCACGAGGGCCGTCTCCTCCACGATGCCGCCGCGCGCCGCGTTCACGACGATGGCGCCGGGGCGCAGCAAGGCGAGTTCCCGCGCCCCGATCATTCCCTGCGTCTCCTCGGTCAGCGGCGTGTGGACAGTCAGAAAGTCCACCCGCCCCAACAGCTCGTCCAGGCTCGCCGCCCGCTCGATTCCCAACCGCTCGAACTTGTTCTCGGGCACGTAGGGGTCGAAGGCGACGACCCTGAGCCGCAGGCCCTGCGCCCGGTCGGCCACGATGGAGCCGATACGGCCCAGCCCGACGATGCCGAGCGTCTTGTCCTTGAGTTCCACGCCCAGGAACTTGCGGTCCCACTCGCCCGCGCGGGTCTTGCGGTCGGAGCGGGTGAGCCCCCGGGCGGCGGCGAGCAGGTGCATGATCGCCAGCTCGGCGGCGGAGACGTTGTTGCTCTCGGGCGCGTTCAGGACCAGGATGCCCCGCCGCGAGCAGGCTTCCAGGTCGATGTTGTCCACGCCCACGCCGCCGCGCCCGATCACCTTCAACCGGGGCCCGGCGGCCTCCAGCAGTTCCCGGTCCACCTTCGTCCGGCTGCGGGTGATCAGGGCGTCGTACCCCGGCAACCGTCTCAGCGTCTCCTCGCGCGGGAGGTTGCCCTCATAGTCGATCTCGAACCCCTCGTGCGAGAGGTCGCCGGGGTTCATCTCGTCGCAGATCAGCACGCGCAGGGGAGCGGTGCGGGCTTGATCCGGGGAGGTCAGCACGGGGGCCGTCATGCGGTCAGGGTAAGCGCCCCGGCGGGAGGCGGGAGGGAGTTGGCTAGGGGAAGCGTCCAGCCCCTACGGTCAACTCTTCGTGAAGATAGACTTTATTTTTAGGCTGTCCTAAAATCGGGCATGTCCCTGGCTCCCTTCCCCCCCGACCCTCCTGCCGCCCCGGCCCACCTCTCCGACCTGGACGCCCGGATGACCGCCCGGGCGACGGAAGTGCTGAGGCGCACGAGCCAGCGCCGGGGCCTCGCCCGCGTCGCGCCCTTTCTCGGCCCCGCCGTCATCGCCTCCATCGCGTACATGGACCCGGGCAACTTCGCCACCAACATTCAGGGCGGCGCGCAGTTCGGGTACACGCTGCTGTGGGTGATCCTGGCCGCGAACCTGATGGCGATGCTGATTCAGAACCTCAGCGCGAAGCTGGGGATCGCCACGGGAAAGAACCTGCCCGAGGTCATCCGCGAACGCTGGCCCCGCCCCCTGGTGTGGCTGTACTGGATTCAGGCCGAGATCGTGGCGATGGCGACCGACCTCGCCGAGTTCCTGGGGGCCGCGCTCGCCATCCACCTCCTGACCGGGCTCCCGATGGTGTGGGGGGCGGCGATCACGGGCGTGCTGACCTTCGCGCTGCTGGGGCTGCAACGGCGCGGCTTCCGCCCGCTGGAGCTGGCGATCCTGGGCTTCGTCCTCGCCATCGGGGTGGCGTACCTCGTGCAGTTCCTGATCGCGCATCCCGGCATCGGGGCGCTGCGCGGCTTCGTGCCCAGCTTTCAGGGGCCGGACAGCGTGTACCTCGCGGTGGGGATCATCGGCGCGACCGTCATGCCGCACGTGATCTACCTGCACTCGGCGCTGACCCAGGGCCGCGTCCCCACCCGCACGGACGAGGAGAAGGTGCGCCTCTCGCGGCTCAACCGCCTCGACGTGCTGCTCGCCATGGGCTTCGCGGGCCTGATCAACATGAGCATGCTCGCGGTGAGCGCGGCCACCTTCCACGGCAAGGGGATCGAGGACGCGGGGAACCTGGAGACGGCCTACCGGACGCTCACCCCGCTGCTCGGCCCCGCCGCCGCCGTCGCCTTCGCCATCGCCCTGCTCGCCTCCGGCCTGAGCAGCAGCGCCGTGGGCACGATGGCCGGGCAGGTCATCATGCAGGGCTTCGTGCGCTTCCACATCCCGATCTGGCTGCGGCGCACCATCACCATGCTCCCCGCCTTCGCCGTGATCCTCGCCGGGCTGGACCCCACCTCAACCCTGGTGCTGTCACAGGTGATCCTGAGCTTCGGCGTGCCCTTCGCGCTCGTGCCCCTGCTCCTCTTCACCGCCCGGCGCGACGTGATGGGCGTGTTGCAGAGCCGCCCGCTCGTGACCACGCTCGGCTGGCTCTTCGCGGCGGTGATTATCGGGCTGAACGGGTATCTGCTGTGGGGGGCGTTTGGGGGCTGACGCCCGTGAGTGGGAAGTGGGGAGTGGTCAGTGGAAAAAGCGGCAAGAGCAGAAGGCTGAAGCCACGGCTCCCACTTCCTACTCACCACTCCCCACTGACAGCGAC is drawn from Deinococcus aerius and contains these coding sequences:
- a CDS encoding GbsR/MarR family transcriptional regulator codes for the protein MEERGLFIERTGVMLEFIGIPRVAGRVLGALLIAPPEGHTASELAGLLHASRAGISTGTTYLTRVGLIERAPRPGERADRFRMRPHAWATLMEQGNRRLGTLHDLAVEGQRILPPGADPGPLREMEEFFALWLRLYPDILRRWHAAERASTGGES
- a CDS encoding ABC transporter ATP-binding protein, producing MNALDIRGLSKLYGRDRGLHPLELEVPPGEIYGFLGPNGAGKTTTLRTLLGFLRPTSGEARIFGRDVWRDRVEVHRRVGYLPGEVHLGRDLTAGELMDRSARLRGGIDLAYAREVAGRLDLEPHRRLGTLSKGNRQKVGLLLALMHRPDLLLLDEPTDGLDPLAQETVLDLLREARAEGRTVFLSSHVLSEVERVADRVGLIRQGRLVRSERLADLKASLPQRVHVRFARPPRVNLTALPGMSEAVTDGLDFRGTWRGTPDGLVRALAAESLAALSVQDATLEEAFLGEYHRNGVRGQEEAHVA
- a CDS encoding ABC transporter permease subunit, with protein sequence MWLEVFRQALRDTRRGLGWWAVGLTLYVLLILAFYPSIKGDPAISQVIQNLPEALRSLFGEDFSSPAGYVGGRLFSLMPVLLSVFAGLNGAALIAGAEARGHLELPLSQPLSRGALLAGRALALLVLLLGLGFVLFLSTWVFGQLFQAPLPAARVLETAALHTLGAWVFGALALAVGAATGKPGLASALGAGLGIGLVVVHTLSGQVTALKDTGWLNPWHAALAESPLRNAVGAAPLLACLLVGLVWLLVATPLFGNRDVGR
- a CDS encoding FAD-dependent oxidoreductase, with the translated sequence MRIVVVGGVAAGMSAASRARRHNPEAEVAVFERGGEISYGACGLPYVIGGDVPDLGDLIARTPERMRGQGIDVRVRHEVTGVDAGARTVTVLDREAGGTRTEPYDRLLIATGVNAVRPEWARTDLRGVHVLRDLADGRAILASLKGATCACIVGAGYIGLEMAEALHSRGLRVTVLEKAPEVAGRMLDRAYQQRVRAELERHGVEVRCGTSVEELVGENGHVRAVQTDHGPVPADLVIVAVGVKPNTALAEAAGARLGETGAIAVNTRQETSVDGVYAAGDNSESLHCVTGQKVHIPLGLTANRMGRVAGVNMAGGEARFPGIVGTAIFKTFDLGAARTGLTQTEAEGLGLDAVSVDVESTDHAGYYPTAAPIFVRLTGERGSGRLLGVQLVGQPASVKRVDVVAALLHQRGSVGDLFELDLAYAPPFSSVWDVLLVAADRLGREVAGG
- a CDS encoding BTAD domain-containing protein, which encodes MALTLGMAGQQVAAEEGRAEAAHAARNHAEVVRLLRDLPGRSPRGEELLAFALGECGEPVRAQAMLLPRRASGEIGHLGLLTLAGLALRQGRHAEARAYLAESRPLARTPAEAALTAHALALSAYLGGPRREFPALVAAAVRAAEASGDVVRIAGALWLRHYAHVSAGRVAAAVADLTRARDLFAGLGHAAQTLLTRVDLSDRLMVLGRLGDAEQELEAAGRLARQANPAFLPTLLAMRGDLALWRGSPRTALTFYRAAEQAALDAATPAQALTFALRGVDALRLAGETAAARAALVALGNRLPRASAHVQDACRFLGALLSPVPDPREVRRGQRAELFWASRVPLHLAALELAQGSLSERTAKAVLAHLRRVGSPAVLDVDPAFQPLFGVLAARPDWPRTWPRPGVTVRTLGRLDVQPSLPLQRAAELLVYLALNGPTRRDTLLHDLYSGTGERAAGQLKANLGALRAALGTHSDGPAVTFRDGLYALSPSLRLRLDAHALLAALEGGASPQEALDAYAGPFLPEIPREWAQVWRTRLHDAALNLCERLAAGAPTPHEAATWLRRAIALEPYAAHLHEQLIVILDGQGLAASADAARRAWEAAERELCGGEVGRQADSRL
- the serA gene encoding phosphoglycerate dehydrogenase, translated to MTAPVLTSPDQARTAPLRVLICDEMNPGDLSHEGFEIDYEGNLPREETLRRLPGYDALITRSRTKVDRELLEAAGPRLKVIGRGGVGVDNIDLEACSRRGILVLNAPESNNVSAAELAIMHLLAAARGLTRSDRKTRAGEWDRKFLGVELKDKTLGIVGLGRIGSIVADRAQGLRLRVVAFDPYVPENKFERLGIERAASLDELLGRVDFLTVHTPLTEETQGMIGARELALLRPGAIVVNAARGGIVEETALVDALGSGHLFGAGVDVFVEEPPTPDHPFLGAPNLGITAHLGANTFEAQERVGAEIVGRVLAALHGDVSKGAVNAPALDAKTMELLGGYLDLGEKLGRILAQLLPGAHDLEITFRGEFPADPAPVVTAALVGYLSGSTDERPNMINARALAKERGLNLAVREEQESPDYQTEVIVRVISGAHGEKQRSRTVGGTVFGRSPRLTRLRDFRVELAPEGFILIASNQDRPGAVAKLSNLLGTWGINIAGMALGRAQKGGQALFTLTLDDGLTPEQLQAIRDLDVIESAFLVRV
- a CDS encoding Nramp family divalent metal transporter is translated as MSLAPFPPDPPAAPAHLSDLDARMTARATEVLRRTSQRRGLARVAPFLGPAVIASIAYMDPGNFATNIQGGAQFGYTLLWVILAANLMAMLIQNLSAKLGIATGKNLPEVIRERWPRPLVWLYWIQAEIVAMATDLAEFLGAALAIHLLTGLPMVWGAAITGVLTFALLGLQRRGFRPLELAILGFVLAIGVAYLVQFLIAHPGIGALRGFVPSFQGPDSVYLAVGIIGATVMPHVIYLHSALTQGRVPTRTDEEKVRLSRLNRLDVLLAMGFAGLINMSMLAVSAATFHGKGIEDAGNLETAYRTLTPLLGPAAAVAFAIALLASGLSSSAVGTMAGQVIMQGFVRFHIPIWLRRTITMLPAFAVILAGLDPTSTLVLSQVILSFGVPFALVPLLLFTARRDVMGVLQSRPLVTTLGWLFAAVIIGLNGYLLWGAFGG